A stretch of Sphingomonas sp. JUb134 DNA encodes these proteins:
- the istA gene encoding IS21 family transposase, whose translation MFVVESYAAVRRFVFVEGHSRREAAEVFGLNRDTVRKMCLYSAPPGYRRTKPPTKPKLGTLLPVIDAILAADREAPGKQQHTAKRIFERLRDEHGYTGGYTMVKDHVRLCRARGRETFVPLAHPPGHAQVDFGEAVAVVGGERMKIHYFCMSLPQSDACFFKAYPRETTEAFLDGHVSAFAFFGGVPLSILYDNTTIAVAKICGDGTRERTRAFTELVSHYLFQDRFARPARGNDKGKVEGLVKFARNNFMVPVPVAANFDVLNARFEESCRTRQGEHAGQHAQTIAERLAADVSALRTLPSVPLEPCEKRAARVSSTAMVRYRTNDYSVPTAYGYRDVMVKGFVDEVVIICAGEEIARHARCYDEGVFVSNPLHYLALIETKPGALDQAAALQDWNLPDIFQHLRHLLEARMGNKGKREFIQVLRLLEAMPLPIVTDAVTEAVQLGAPGFDAVKLIALARIERRPPRLDLAAYPHVPKMDVKTTCAADYAVLAA comes from the coding sequence ATGTTTGTCGTGGAGAGCTACGCAGCGGTCAGACGGTTTGTATTTGTCGAGGGGCATAGTCGCCGGGAAGCGGCGGAGGTGTTCGGGCTGAACCGGGATACGGTACGCAAGATGTGCCTGTATTCGGCGCCTCCTGGATACCGCCGGACGAAACCTCCGACCAAGCCGAAGCTCGGGACGCTGCTACCGGTTATCGACGCAATCCTGGCAGCCGACCGCGAGGCGCCGGGCAAGCAGCAGCACACGGCCAAGCGGATCTTTGAGCGGCTGCGCGACGAGCATGGCTATACGGGCGGCTACACGATGGTGAAGGACCATGTGCGGCTGTGCAGGGCCCGCGGGCGCGAGACCTTCGTGCCGCTGGCGCACCCGCCGGGGCATGCACAGGTCGACTTTGGCGAGGCGGTCGCGGTCGTCGGCGGGGAGCGGATGAAGATCCACTATTTCTGCATGTCGCTGCCGCAGTCGGATGCCTGCTTCTTCAAGGCGTATCCGCGCGAGACGACCGAGGCGTTTCTTGACGGGCACGTGTCGGCATTCGCGTTCTTCGGGGGCGTGCCGCTGTCCATCCTCTACGACAACACAACCATCGCCGTGGCAAAGATCTGCGGCGATGGAACGCGCGAGCGCACACGCGCCTTCACCGAGTTGGTCAGCCACTACCTGTTTCAGGACCGTTTTGCGCGTCCAGCGCGAGGCAACGACAAAGGCAAGGTCGAGGGGCTGGTGAAGTTTGCGCGCAACAACTTCATGGTGCCCGTGCCGGTCGCTGCCAATTTCGATGTCCTGAACGCCAGGTTCGAGGAGTCCTGCCGTACGCGCCAGGGCGAGCATGCCGGTCAGCACGCGCAGACCATTGCCGAGCGGCTGGCGGCAGACGTATCGGCATTGCGCACGCTGCCGTCCGTACCACTGGAGCCATGCGAGAAACGCGCGGCGCGCGTGTCGTCGACCGCGATGGTGCGCTACCGGACCAACGACTATTCGGTGCCGACCGCGTACGGCTACCGCGACGTGATGGTGAAGGGGTTCGTCGACGAGGTCGTCATCATATGCGCGGGCGAAGAGATTGCCCGGCACGCGCGTTGCTACGACGAAGGCGTATTCGTCTCCAACCCACTGCACTATCTCGCGCTCATCGAGACCAAGCCCGGTGCGCTCGACCAGGCGGCAGCCCTTCAGGACTGGAACCTGCCGGACATCTTCCAGCATCTGCGCCACCTGCTCGAGGCCCGGATGGGCAACAAGGGTAAACGCGAGTTCATCCAGGTGCTGCGGCTGCTCGAGGCGATGCCGCTTCCCATCGTCACGGATGCCGTGACCGAGGCAGTCCAGTTGGGCGCACCTGGTTTTGACGCGGTAAAACTCATCGCGCTGGCGCGTATCGAGCGCCGTCCGCCGCGCCTGGATTTAGCGGCGTATCCGCACGTGCCCAAGATGGACGTCAAAACGACGTGCGCGGCCGACTATGCGGTGCTGGCAGCATGA
- the istB gene encoding IS21-like element helper ATPase IstB: protein MPVGTTAGTPQVLLAHHLKQLKLPTVLREYEKVARECAQGGVDHTRYLLRLIELELIDRERRTIERRIRAARFPAVKSFDTFEFTAIPSLNKMMVVELARCEYILRRENVIALGNSGTGKTHVALALGLAACQKGFTVAFTTAASLVNQLMEARDERRLLKLQREMAAVKLLVVDELGYVPLSPTGAELLFEVLSQRYERGSTIITSNLPFEDWTQVLASERLTGALLDRLTHHATILTMNGDSYRLKQSTGRKRRGAEQNQASALSDPDTGEILSS, encoded by the coding sequence ATGCCGGTGGGCACGACCGCAGGTACGCCACAGGTGCTGCTCGCCCATCATCTCAAACAACTCAAACTGCCAACCGTTCTGCGCGAGTACGAAAAGGTCGCGCGCGAATGCGCGCAAGGCGGGGTCGACCACACGCGCTACCTGTTGCGGCTTATCGAGTTGGAGCTCATCGACCGCGAGCGCCGGACCATCGAGCGACGGATCCGCGCAGCCCGTTTCCCGGCTGTGAAGAGCTTCGACACCTTCGAGTTCACCGCCATCCCCAGCCTGAACAAGATGATGGTGGTCGAGCTCGCACGGTGCGAATATATCCTGCGCCGCGAGAACGTCATTGCGCTCGGCAACAGCGGGACAGGCAAGACGCATGTAGCCCTCGCGCTCGGCCTGGCGGCTTGCCAGAAGGGCTTCACAGTCGCCTTCACTACCGCGGCCTCGCTGGTGAACCAGTTGATGGAGGCGCGAGACGAGCGACGGCTGCTCAAGCTCCAACGCGAGATGGCGGCCGTGAAGCTGCTCGTCGTCGATGAACTCGGCTACGTCCCGTTGTCCCCGACCGGCGCCGAACTGCTCTTCGAGGTGCTGTCGCAGCGCTACGAGCGCGGCTCGACCATCATCACCTCCAACCTGCCGTTCGAGGACTGGACGCAGGTGCTCGCCTCCGAGCGGCTGACCGGCGCACTGCTCGACCGGCTCACCCACCATGCCACCATCCTGACCATGAACGGCGACAGCTATCGCCTCAAGCAGTCCACCGGACGCAAACGTCGCGGGGCGGAGCAAAACCAGGCCAGTGCCCTGTCCGACCCGGACACCGGTGAGATATTATCTTCCTGA
- a CDS encoding LLM class flavin-dependent oxidoreductase → MKKIGFLSFGHWSASAQSATRSASDVLLQSIDLAVAAEELGADGAYFRVHHFAQQLASPFPLLAAVGARTSRIEIGTGVIDMRYENPFYMAEDAGSADLISRGRLQLGISRGSPEQVIEGWRHFGYAPREGENDADMGRRHAEVLLDLLRGEGFAKPSPNPMFPNPPGLLRVEPHAPGLRRRIWWGSASNATAIWAAQRGMHLQSSTLKADESGEPLHVQQAKQIRIYRQAWKEAGHDWEPRVSVSRSIFPLMNDRDRAYFGRGSSSDQIGVIDNMRAVFGRSYAAEPEQLIAQLRADEGIAEADTLLLTIPNQLGVDYNAHVLDAILTHVAPALGWR, encoded by the coding sequence ATGAAAAAGATCGGGTTCCTTTCGTTCGGCCATTGGTCGGCATCTGCGCAGTCCGCAACCCGATCCGCCTCAGACGTGCTTCTGCAGTCGATCGATCTTGCTGTTGCCGCGGAAGAACTCGGCGCAGATGGTGCGTACTTCCGCGTTCACCATTTCGCGCAGCAGTTGGCATCGCCTTTCCCACTGCTGGCGGCCGTGGGCGCTAGAACCAGCCGGATCGAGATTGGCACGGGCGTCATCGATATGCGGTATGAAAACCCGTTCTACATGGCGGAGGATGCGGGATCCGCCGACCTGATCAGCCGCGGCCGGCTGCAACTCGGCATCAGTCGGGGCTCGCCCGAACAGGTGATCGAGGGATGGCGCCACTTTGGCTATGCGCCCAGGGAGGGGGAGAACGACGCCGACATGGGCCGGAGGCATGCGGAGGTTCTGCTCGATTTGCTGCGAGGTGAGGGGTTCGCGAAGCCGAGCCCCAACCCGATGTTTCCCAATCCACCGGGCTTGTTGCGGGTGGAACCGCATGCGCCGGGCCTGCGTCGGCGCATTTGGTGGGGATCGGCGTCGAACGCCACCGCGATCTGGGCTGCGCAGCGCGGCATGCACCTGCAAAGCTCAACCCTGAAGGCGGACGAGAGTGGTGAGCCACTTCACGTACAGCAGGCCAAGCAGATCCGGATCTACCGTCAGGCATGGAAGGAAGCAGGGCACGATTGGGAGCCGCGTGTTTCCGTCTCGCGCTCGATCTTCCCGCTCATGAACGACCGCGACCGTGCCTATTTCGGGCGGGGCAGTAGCAGCGACCAGATCGGAGTGATCGACAATATGCGCGCGGTGTTCGGCCGTTCCTACGCCGCCGAACCCGAACAGTTGATCGCCCAACTGCGGGCGGACGAGGGCATCGCCGAAGCCGATACGCTGCTGCTCACGATTCCGAACCAGCTTGGCGTGGACTATAACGCCCATGTGCTTGATGCCATCCTCACGCACGTCGCACCCGCGCTCGGCTGGCGCTGA
- a CDS encoding TonB-dependent receptor: protein MPVAAVAQTATVDTSLTPDAEQPLADTEGGDGQDIVVTGIRSGIEQAVRIKRDADSIVDVISAEDIGRFPDVNVAESVQRISGVQINRTRGEGRSVNIRGLPDTFTLVTLNGRAVPNALNDLFAGVSRSFDFSALAPEFVRTLEVYKSPTADLEDGGLAGTVNIRTPRALDLGKRVLALSAQGEHESNSGKLSPRLSGLFADTFLDGRLGLTLGASYTQRRPQTQQIETGWNTVTEAQGVPLGGGSDDLNGNGVIEPNRLVRIPGLIIHDMFTENNRRLSGIASVQFRPSDAVELYVDGFYTRVDVEAVRQENWQNFAGASGVLASRTEMLDGVETATDFTVSNIDLRNGGRFQDRRGYIRSLVGGGRFEAGGWTVVLEGSDQRSRQTRDTLNIADSINGTARVVARPGDAIPSITYLDGFDTRKLDPDNFRLLSLNGELDRLTTDRLRDIKLDMRRDLGERGLTALRAGVKYTDRAVYSDNKTLTISAAGVSQLYGGLPPGPIAGSFSAAPFMIPIRSGAGAFLGSYDGGGAFPTQWLGSDARSFVAGLSDAELIAAGTYTNDATGILDVHEKILAFYGRGDLSFGRLNGNLGLRVVRTDQTTAGVAPDLNGITVEVETGNTTRVPAAEPLRVERSYWDWLPSLNLKFEATDQLQLRFAASRTISRPNLGDISPTTTANGNALTVTRNNPYLDPFRSNNLDATIEYYFGQDALVGASLFYKNLESLIRRETSIVSLPVSYIRTTGTTTIQTDFTVSELVNGSGVDLKGIELYFQQAFTWLPAPLDGLGTILNYTYIDNSDPTQLTAASKHNYNLIGYYEKGLIGARVSYSWRSSYLASAATAPAMGRVNRAFGTLDASISLQVTPQASVVLEAVNLLDRDEIVEYTTGLPANYLDAGRRVFGGVRLNF, encoded by the coding sequence ATGCCTGTTGCAGCCGTCGCGCAGACGGCGACCGTCGACACGTCACTGACGCCAGATGCAGAGCAGCCGCTCGCCGATACCGAGGGCGGGGATGGGCAGGATATCGTGGTGACCGGTATCCGCAGCGGCATCGAGCAGGCCGTGCGGATTAAGCGTGACGCCGACAGCATCGTCGACGTGATCAGTGCCGAGGACATCGGCCGCTTCCCCGACGTCAACGTGGCGGAGTCGGTGCAGCGGATCAGCGGCGTGCAGATCAACCGAACCCGCGGCGAGGGGCGCAGCGTCAACATTCGCGGGCTTCCCGACACCTTTACGCTGGTGACGCTCAATGGCCGTGCCGTGCCCAACGCGCTCAACGACCTGTTTGCGGGCGTCTCGCGCTCGTTCGACTTCTCCGCACTGGCGCCGGAGTTCGTGCGCACGCTGGAGGTGTACAAGTCGCCCACCGCGGACCTTGAGGACGGGGGCCTGGCGGGAACCGTCAACATCCGGACGCCACGCGCGCTGGATCTGGGGAAACGCGTGCTGGCGCTGTCCGCGCAAGGTGAGCATGAGAGCAACTCCGGGAAGCTCTCGCCGCGTCTATCGGGCTTGTTCGCCGACACCTTCCTCGATGGAAGGCTGGGCCTGACTCTCGGCGCCTCTTACACCCAGCGCCGCCCCCAGACGCAGCAGATCGAGACTGGCTGGAACACCGTCACCGAGGCGCAGGGCGTGCCGCTCGGCGGCGGGAGCGACGACCTCAATGGCAACGGCGTCATCGAGCCGAACCGCCTCGTGCGCATCCCCGGGTTGATCATCCACGACATGTTCACCGAGAACAACCGCCGGTTGAGCGGCATCGCCTCCGTTCAGTTCCGACCCAGCGACGCGGTGGAGCTCTATGTCGACGGTTTCTACACACGCGTCGACGTTGAGGCGGTGCGGCAGGAGAATTGGCAGAACTTCGCCGGCGCGAGCGGGGTCCTCGCCTCGCGCACGGAAATGCTCGACGGCGTCGAGACCGCAACCGACTTCACGGTTAGCAACATCGACCTGCGTAACGGCGGCCGTTTCCAGGATCGCCGGGGCTACATCCGTTCGCTCGTGGGCGGCGGCAGGTTCGAGGCGGGCGGCTGGACCGTGGTGCTGGAGGGTTCGGACCAGCGTTCGCGCCAAACCCGCGACACGCTCAACATCGCCGACAGCATCAACGGAACGGCGCGAGTGGTGGCGAGGCCGGGCGATGCTATCCCGAGCATCACCTATCTCGATGGCTTCGACACCAGGAAGCTCGACCCCGACAATTTTCGACTGCTCAGCCTCAACGGCGAGCTCGATCGCCTGACCACGGACCGGCTGCGCGACATCAAGCTCGACATGCGCCGGGATCTTGGTGAGCGGGGGCTGACCGCGCTGCGCGCCGGGGTCAAATACACCGATCGTGCCGTGTATTCGGACAACAAGACGCTGACGATCTCCGCTGCGGGCGTCTCGCAGCTCTATGGTGGATTGCCGCCCGGGCCGATCGCCGGATCGTTCAGTGCCGCCCCGTTCATGATTCCCATCCGATCTGGTGCCGGAGCATTCCTTGGCAGCTACGACGGCGGCGGCGCCTTCCCGACCCAGTGGTTAGGCTCTGACGCGCGCTCCTTCGTGGCGGGGTTGAGCGACGCCGAACTGATCGCGGCGGGGACCTACACCAACGATGCGACCGGCATCCTGGACGTGCACGAGAAGATCCTGGCCTTTTATGGCCGCGGTGATCTCTCCTTCGGCAGGCTCAACGGCAACCTCGGCCTGCGCGTCGTCCGCACCGACCAGACCACGGCTGGTGTAGCCCCCGACCTCAACGGCATCACCGTCGAGGTCGAGACCGGCAACACGACGCGTGTCCCAGCCGCCGAGCCGCTTCGGGTCGAGCGCAGCTATTGGGACTGGCTGCCGAGCCTCAACCTCAAGTTCGAAGCGACCGACCAGCTTCAGCTCCGCTTTGCGGCGTCGCGGACGATCTCCCGGCCCAATCTCGGCGACATCTCCCCAACAACCACCGCAAACGGCAATGCGCTGACGGTGACGCGCAACAACCCGTATCTGGATCCGTTCCGGTCAAACAACCTCGATGCAACGATCGAGTACTACTTCGGACAGGACGCCCTCGTCGGGGCCTCGCTCTTCTACAAGAACCTGGAAAGCCTGATCCGGCGTGAGACCAGCATCGTCTCGTTGCCAGTCTCGTACATTCGCACGACGGGCACGACCACGATCCAGACCGACTTCACGGTAAGCGAGTTGGTCAACGGTTCGGGCGTCGATCTCAAAGGCATCGAACTCTATTTCCAGCAGGCGTTCACCTGGCTCCCCGCTCCGTTGGACGGCTTGGGCACCATCTTAAACTACACCTATATCGACAACAGCGATCCCACGCAGCTCACCGCTGCATCGAAGCACAACTACAATCTGATCGGCTATTACGAGAAAGGGCTGATCGGCGCGCGCGTGTCCTATTCATGGCGCAGCAGCTATCTGGCGTCGGCCGCCACCGCCCCTGCAATGGGGCGCGTGAATCGGGCTTTCGGTACGCTCGATGCCAGCATCAGCCTCCAGGTCACGCCGCAAGCCTCTGTGGTGCTCGAGGCGGTGAACCTGCTCGATCGCGACGAGATCGTCGAATACACAACGGGCTTGCCGGCCAATTATCTCGACGCCGGACGCCGTGTGTTCGGGGGCGTGCGCCTCAACTTCTAA
- a CDS encoding sulfatase family protein, which translates to MADTVDRRGVLLAGSGGAFGLYSWAAGAQAAKGTAPQDLRLARRPGTKPKNILFVLTDDHRFDAMGFMKAQAFGDTPTLDRLAREGAHFRNAFVTTALCSPSRASILTGLYAHQHKVVDNNHPIPPGLIFYPQYLQRAGYDTAFIGKWHMGDEGDAPQPGFDHWVSFKGQGTYLPSADGLNVDGRKVPQKGYITDELTDYALDWIGKRDRNKPWMMHLAHKAVHSEFIPAERHKGRYDKETFRYPENMKPGMPGRPIWVENQRNSWHGVDYAYHGTLDIAEYYKRYMETLLAVDEGIARIMDLLEQRGELDDTLIVYMGDNGFMFGEHGLIDKRAAYEESMRVPLLMRCPSLFAPGSTIEQVVANIDIAPTLLAAAGLQAPSYMAGSDMQPLARDPAAPWRAELLYEYYWERNFPQTPTVHALREDRYKYMHFHGIWDLDELYDLASDPHENNNLLAQPGHEDLAERLSGKLFDILEKTQGMQIPLSADAGFRADLRSSPGSKQGVFPATFYRPPVRRST; encoded by the coding sequence ATGGCTGACACAGTCGATCGGCGCGGCGTCCTGCTGGCCGGCAGCGGCGGCGCCTTCGGGCTCTATTCCTGGGCAGCGGGAGCTCAGGCCGCGAAGGGCACCGCCCCGCAAGACCTTCGGCTGGCGCGCCGCCCCGGCACCAAGCCCAAGAACATCCTGTTCGTGCTCACCGATGACCATCGGTTCGATGCCATGGGATTCATGAAGGCGCAGGCTTTCGGCGACACGCCGACGCTCGACCGGCTGGCGCGCGAGGGTGCGCATTTTCGCAACGCGTTCGTCACCACCGCGCTGTGCTCGCCTTCGCGGGCGTCGATCCTCACGGGCCTTTATGCGCACCAGCACAAGGTGGTGGACAACAACCACCCCATCCCACCCGGGCTGATCTTCTATCCGCAATATCTGCAGCGCGCCGGCTATGACACCGCCTTCATCGGCAAATGGCACATGGGGGACGAGGGCGATGCGCCGCAGCCCGGTTTCGACCATTGGGTGAGCTTCAAGGGCCAGGGCACCTATCTGCCCAGCGCCGACGGTCTCAACGTCGACGGCCGTAAGGTGCCGCAGAAAGGGTATATCACCGACGAGCTGACCGACTATGCGCTCGACTGGATCGGCAAGCGCGACCGCAACAAGCCCTGGATGATGCACCTCGCGCACAAGGCGGTGCATTCCGAGTTCATCCCTGCCGAGCGACACAAGGGGCGCTATGACAAGGAGACGTTCCGCTACCCCGAGAACATGAAGCCCGGCATGCCCGGGCGCCCGATCTGGGTCGAGAACCAGCGCAACAGCTGGCACGGGGTCGACTATGCCTATCACGGCACGCTCGACATCGCGGAGTATTACAAGCGCTACATGGAGACGCTGCTCGCGGTCGACGAGGGCATCGCCCGGATCATGGACCTTCTTGAGCAACGCGGCGAACTCGACGACACGCTGATCGTCTACATGGGCGACAATGGCTTCATGTTCGGCGAGCATGGCCTCATCGACAAGCGGGCAGCCTATGAGGAGTCGATGCGGGTGCCGTTGCTGATGCGCTGCCCCTCGCTGTTCGCGCCCGGCAGCACCATCGAGCAGGTGGTGGCGAACATCGACATCGCACCGACGCTGCTGGCAGCGGCAGGATTGCAGGCGCCCTCCTATATGGCGGGATCCGACATGCAGCCGCTGGCGCGCGACCCTGCCGCTCCTTGGCGTGCTGAGCTGCTCTACGAATACTACTGGGAGCGCAACTTCCCCCAGACGCCGACCGTCCACGCCCTGCGTGAGGACCGGTACAAGTACATGCACTTCCACGGCATCTGGGATCTGGACGAACTCTACGATTTGGCCTCCGACCCGCACGAGAACAACAATCTCTTAGCGCAGCCGGGTCACGAGGATCTGGCGGAGCGGCTCAGCGGCAAGCTGTTCGACATCCTGGAGAAGACGCAAGGGATGCAGATACCCTTGAGTGCCGACGCCGGCTTCCGTGCCGACCTGCGAAGTTCGCCTGGAAGTAAGCAAGGAGTCTTCCCAGCGACGTTCTATCGGCCGCCAGTTAGACGCTCAACATAA
- a CDS encoding lytic murein transglycosylase: MRRWGKGLLALAAMMSISGSAAAQDEAGFQAYLQGVAAKARSQGVSERAISAVLNGLTYNPRVVELDRGQPGGTSNSVPAFAPYKARHVDAARINRGREAYRAQRPKLMRIEQETGVPESIMVAIWGHETNYGGYTGNFDLPRSLATLAYEGRRRALFEPELIATMKMVDRGVPRDSLKGSWAGATGYPQFLPSIYLRLARDGDGDGRANIWTSAADALASIGNYFVNAGWRPGQPWGVAVNVPANLNRGSLTSPTRSPRCPRVHERHTRWRSMAEWRRLGVVPQSGRWPDDTIQATLLEPDGPGNTAYLLTGNYRVILDYNCSNFYALSVGLLADEVAR, encoded by the coding sequence ATGCGTAGATGGGGCAAGGGGCTGCTCGCCCTTGCGGCGATGATGTCGATCAGCGGTTCGGCGGCAGCCCAGGACGAGGCGGGGTTCCAGGCCTATCTCCAGGGAGTGGCAGCAAAGGCACGGTCCCAGGGTGTGAGCGAGCGCGCGATCAGCGCCGTGCTGAACGGGCTCACCTACAATCCGCGGGTGGTGGAACTGGACCGCGGTCAACCCGGCGGGACCAGCAACAGCGTTCCCGCCTTTGCTCCGTACAAGGCCCGTCATGTCGACGCCGCCCGCATCAACCGCGGGCGCGAGGCGTATCGCGCACAGCGCCCGAAGCTGATGCGGATCGAGCAGGAGACCGGCGTACCCGAATCGATCATGGTCGCGATCTGGGGCCATGAGACCAACTACGGCGGCTACACCGGCAACTTCGACCTGCCGCGCTCGCTCGCGACCCTCGCCTATGAGGGGCGTCGTCGCGCGCTGTTCGAGCCGGAATTGATCGCGACCATGAAGATGGTCGACCGCGGGGTTCCGCGCGACAGCCTGAAGGGCAGCTGGGCAGGCGCGACCGGCTATCCGCAGTTCCTGCCGTCGATCTACCTTCGCCTCGCACGCGACGGCGACGGCGACGGCCGGGCGAACATCTGGACCAGCGCAGCCGATGCCTTGGCCTCGATCGGCAACTACTTCGTCAATGCCGGCTGGCGTCCCGGACAGCCCTGGGGTGTCGCGGTGAACGTCCCCGCCAACCTGAACCGCGGTTCGCTCACCTCGCCGACGCGGTCGCCGCGGTGCCCCCGCGTGCATGAGCGGCACACGCGCTGGCGGAGCATGGCCGAGTGGCGGCGCCTGGGCGTCGTCCCGCAATCCGGCCGCTGGCCGGACGACACCATTCAGGCGACGCTTCTCGAGCCGGACGGGCCGGGGAACACCGCCTATCTCCTGACCGGGAACTACCGGGTGATCCTGGATTACAACTGCTCGAACTTCTACGCGCTGTCGGTGGGGCTGCTGGCCGATGAAGTCGCACGCTAG